In Marinomonas posidonica IVIA-Po-181, a single window of DNA contains:
- a CDS encoding ShlB/FhaC/HecB family hemolysin secretion/activation protein, giving the protein MQKRTFITGLTALYFVCLSNLSLSAQEESLRNQTDWRLRDKATEEAFDKSLKEATPPIQLPQVQSLPQPTEEEVCFVIDHLNIDGLLSDWALAQGEQYLGECVGFQTLKAYVRLINQKLLAEGYVTSRAVLPEQNIASHTVSVTIQEGVVERIVFPENYRFFWQNALPIEEGKVLNLRDMEQAVEQLSRLQSQEVEFKIQPGTYPNASILVAELKQTKPWSMNASVDDSGSVSTGRYPLSINTTIDNFIGAQDAFTVSMSAAKEGAMGESNSQSFSWTVPLGYGLFGYSNSRSDYRQITEGSVRSFELSGNSRDDKLSLDYVVLRNNKVKLTLNSALKTRLRRSYIEDAEIEAQRRNLTELSLGLGYRHFIGRNVFDFSLDVHQGIEDWLGADKLDPDGDEETAQPDYRFYSLSVSLSSPFTVFGQSMSYTGRLFAQYADTAIYSLDWFSNGGRYTVRGFDSDESLSAEHGWRLKNDVTLPLKIMESSFSPYLGLDVGQVSGDGAEEETSRTLMGLTFGLKGQAMGMNYDLSVSEPFIEYGPYAKAHDYKVSAMLSAQF; this is encoded by the coding sequence GTGCAAAAACGGACTTTTATTACTGGGTTAACGGCATTGTATTTTGTTTGTCTATCTAACCTTTCCCTTTCTGCACAAGAAGAATCCCTTCGTAATCAAACTGATTGGCGGCTTCGTGATAAAGCCACTGAAGAAGCATTTGATAAAAGTTTAAAAGAAGCGACCCCTCCTATACAGCTACCTCAAGTACAAAGTTTGCCGCAGCCAACGGAAGAGGAAGTGTGTTTTGTTATTGATCATTTAAATATTGATGGCTTGCTATCCGATTGGGCATTAGCTCAGGGTGAACAGTATCTAGGCGAATGCGTTGGTTTTCAGACCTTAAAAGCTTATGTCCGACTGATTAATCAAAAGTTGTTGGCTGAAGGGTATGTGACATCCAGGGCGGTGTTGCCAGAACAGAATATTGCTTCTCATACGGTCAGTGTGACGATTCAAGAGGGGGTTGTTGAGCGGATTGTGTTTCCAGAGAATTACCGCTTCTTTTGGCAAAATGCTTTGCCCATAGAGGAAGGCAAGGTACTGAATTTACGCGATATGGAGCAAGCGGTTGAGCAGTTGAGTCGTCTCCAATCACAAGAAGTGGAATTTAAAATTCAACCTGGTACTTATCCAAACGCCAGTATTTTAGTGGCAGAGTTAAAGCAGACAAAACCTTGGTCGATGAATGCGTCGGTAGACGACAGTGGCAGTGTGTCTACCGGAAGATATCCACTGTCGATCAACACCACAATTGATAATTTTATCGGTGCGCAGGACGCTTTCACTGTGTCTATGTCGGCTGCAAAAGAGGGAGCGATGGGTGAATCGAATAGCCAGTCTTTTTCTTGGACTGTGCCTTTAGGTTATGGGCTTTTTGGTTATTCAAACAGTCGTTCAGATTACCGACAAATCACTGAAGGCAGTGTTAGAAGCTTTGAGTTAAGTGGTAACAGTCGGGACGATAAGTTAAGTCTTGACTATGTTGTGCTGCGCAATAATAAGGTGAAGCTAACCTTAAACAGTGCGTTAAAAACCAGACTAAGGCGAAGTTATATTGAGGATGCTGAGATTGAGGCCCAACGACGTAACCTGACAGAATTGAGCTTGGGGTTGGGTTATCGTCACTTTATTGGTCGGAATGTCTTTGATTTTTCGCTTGATGTTCACCAAGGAATAGAGGATTGGTTGGGAGCAGATAAGCTGGATCCAGATGGCGATGAAGAGACTGCTCAGCCAGATTATCGTTTCTACTCATTGTCAGTTTCATTAAGTAGCCCGTTTACTGTCTTTGGTCAGTCAATGAGTTATACGGGACGTTTGTTTGCTCAGTATGCGGACACGGCCATTTACTCCTTAGACTGGTTTTCAAACGGTGGGCGATACACAGTCAGAGGGTTTGATAGCGATGAATCATTAAGTGCAGAACATGGTTGGCGCTTAAAAAATGATGTCACGCTGCCTTTGAAGATAATGGAATCCTCGTTTTCTCCGTATTTAGGGTTAGATGTTGGACAAGTGTCCGGTGATGGAGCTGAAGAAGAAACAAGTCGTACCTTAATGGGGTTAACCTTTGGTTTGAAAGGGCAGGCGATGGGCATGAATTATGACCTCTCTGTTTCTGAACCCTTTATTGAATATGGCCCATACGCTAAAGCGCATGATTATAAAGTCAGTGCAATGTTATCTGCTCAATTTTGA
- the pepN gene encoding aminopeptidase N: protein MKESQPAAIYLKDYKVPPFLIDKTELTFELDESTTVVTSKLHMRRNPTSTENTAPLVLDGGEDVKLIAVAMDDYVLPEGEYQLVDNQLVITATADNFILTCETLIEPQNNTKLEGLYRSSSMFCTQCEAEGFRHITYYLDRPDVMSVFTTTIIADNEQYPVMLSNGNEIERTQTEEGKTAVVWHDPFPKPAYLFALVAGNLEVKNDTFVTQSQREVKLQIFTEAHNIDKVDYAMEALKRSMRWDEEVYGREYDLDIFMIVAVDDFNMGAMENKGLNIFNSSCLLASPETTTDDSYLRVEAIVAHEYFHNWSGNRVTCRDWFQLSLKEGFTVFRDQTFSADMHSATVKRVEDVSFLKTAQFAEDAGPMAHPVRPASFIEISNFYTLTVYEKGAEIVRMIHTLLGAENFRKGSDLYFERHDGQAVTCDDFVAAMEAASGVDLTQFKRWYSQAGTPQVRVIGEYDESQQSYTLRLHQDTPATPGQPTKLPSHIPVRVGLLDQAGNPLSASLDGQSANEHLLELSQAEQVFEFTQVSSKPVPSLLRGFSAPVKLSYEYSSTDLLLLLSADQDGFNRWSAGQQLAVNELSQLIEQAVAGQTLSLESQLINGFNSLLVDDSLDPAMVALILNLPSQAYLSELASEIHPNAIKQARQYLKAQIANALESEFAQTYQAHRLDGEYRPDAQDIAHRSLKNLALSYWLETDSAEAKLAVVEQFESANNMTDQFAALSIAVHADHPQATQMLDAFYQQWQDEPLVVNKWLMLSAGREQENAIDNMKSLMEHEAFDLKNPNKVRSLLGGFGQNISAFHHVDGSGYRFLADQILVLDKRNPQIASRLCTPLTRWKKMTPSLSTLMKAELERIMADQLSKDVYEVISKSLA from the coding sequence ATGAAAGAGAGTCAACCCGCCGCGATATATTTAAAAGACTACAAAGTGCCTCCTTTTCTAATTGATAAGACTGAGTTGACTTTTGAGCTGGATGAAAGCACTACGGTGGTGACATCAAAACTGCACATGCGTCGAAATCCTACGTCTACTGAAAACACTGCGCCATTAGTATTGGATGGTGGTGAAGACGTTAAGTTGATTGCAGTGGCCATGGACGATTACGTTTTACCAGAAGGTGAATATCAGCTGGTGGACAATCAACTTGTTATTACCGCAACAGCTGATAACTTTATATTGACCTGTGAAACCCTTATTGAGCCTCAAAACAACACTAAGTTAGAGGGTCTATATCGTTCTTCTTCGATGTTTTGTACTCAGTGTGAAGCCGAAGGTTTCCGACACATTACCTATTACCTTGATCGCCCTGATGTGATGTCCGTTTTTACAACGACCATTATTGCAGACAATGAGCAATACCCTGTGATGTTGTCAAACGGCAATGAAATTGAGCGCACTCAAACCGAGGAAGGAAAAACCGCTGTCGTATGGCATGACCCTTTCCCTAAACCAGCGTACTTATTTGCCTTAGTGGCAGGTAATTTGGAAGTCAAAAACGATACCTTCGTGACGCAGAGCCAGCGTGAAGTAAAATTGCAGATTTTCACCGAAGCCCACAATATTGATAAAGTCGATTACGCCATGGAAGCTTTAAAACGCTCCATGCGCTGGGACGAAGAAGTCTATGGTCGAGAATACGATCTGGACATCTTTATGATAGTCGCCGTAGATGACTTCAATATGGGTGCAATGGAGAACAAGGGCTTAAATATTTTTAACTCTTCTTGTTTGCTGGCGAGTCCTGAAACCACAACTGACGACAGCTATTTGCGAGTGGAAGCCATTGTCGCGCACGAATACTTCCATAATTGGTCTGGTAATCGCGTGACTTGTCGTGATTGGTTTCAGCTGAGCTTAAAAGAAGGTTTTACCGTATTCCGGGATCAGACTTTTTCAGCGGATATGCATTCGGCAACGGTAAAACGAGTGGAAGATGTGTCCTTTTTGAAGACGGCTCAATTTGCTGAAGACGCAGGTCCTATGGCGCATCCTGTGCGTCCCGCCTCATTTATTGAAATATCCAACTTTTATACCCTAACCGTGTATGAGAAGGGCGCAGAAATCGTGCGCATGATTCATACCTTATTGGGCGCTGAAAACTTCCGCAAAGGCTCGGATTTATATTTTGAACGTCACGATGGTCAAGCTGTAACTTGCGATGACTTTGTCGCGGCCATGGAAGCGGCATCGGGTGTCGATTTGACTCAATTTAAACGCTGGTATTCACAAGCAGGAACACCGCAAGTGCGGGTCATTGGTGAATATGATGAGAGTCAACAAAGCTACACATTGCGCTTACATCAAGACACGCCGGCCACACCAGGTCAGCCAACCAAATTGCCTTCGCACATTCCGGTACGTGTTGGCTTGCTTGACCAAGCAGGTAATCCCTTATCGGCTTCACTAGATGGTCAATCGGCTAATGAGCACTTACTGGAATTGTCACAAGCCGAACAGGTATTTGAATTTACTCAGGTGTCCTCTAAGCCAGTGCCTTCTTTGTTAAGAGGCTTTTCCGCTCCGGTGAAATTGTCTTACGAGTATTCGTCAACAGACCTATTGTTATTGTTGTCAGCAGATCAAGATGGTTTCAACCGTTGGAGTGCTGGCCAGCAATTGGCTGTGAATGAGTTGAGTCAATTGATCGAGCAAGCTGTTGCTGGGCAAACTCTGAGTTTAGAATCACAGTTAATAAATGGTTTTAACTCGTTATTAGTCGATGATTCATTGGATCCTGCTATGGTGGCTTTGATTTTGAATCTGCCAAGCCAAGCTTACTTATCTGAGTTAGCGAGTGAAATTCATCCGAATGCCATTAAACAAGCTCGTCAATACTTAAAGGCGCAGATTGCCAACGCTCTTGAGAGTGAGTTTGCTCAAACTTATCAAGCACATCGTCTTGATGGAGAATACCGTCCAGATGCTCAAGACATCGCGCATCGATCTTTGAAAAATCTGGCCTTGTCCTACTGGTTAGAGACCGACAGTGCAGAAGCCAAGTTGGCGGTTGTTGAGCAATTCGAAAGTGCCAATAATATGACAGATCAGTTTGCTGCATTGTCCATTGCGGTTCATGCTGATCACCCTCAAGCCACACAGATGCTCGATGCTTTCTATCAACAATGGCAGGACGAGCCTCTCGTGGTGAATAAGTGGTTAATGCTGAGTGCCGGTCGTGAGCAGGAAAATGCTATCGACAACATGAAATCACTAATGGAGCATGAAGCGTTTGATCTTAAAAACCCAAATAAAGTTCGATCTCTCTTAGGTGGTTTTGGTCAAAATATTTCGGCTTTCCATCATGTCGACGGCAGTGGCTATCGCTTTTTGGCCGATCAGATTTTGGTATTGGATAAGCGAAATCCACAAATTGCCTCGCGTTTGTGTACGCCTCTAACCCGTTGGAAAAAAATGACGCCAAGTCTCAGTACGCTAATGAAGGCTGAACTAGAGAGAATAATGGCCGATCAACTTTCAAAAGACGTATACGAAGTGATTTCGAAGAGTCTGGCGTAG
- a CDS encoding DUF2797 domain-containing protein translates to MLQGDIRKMKVEAVDGQVNYHLNLGNDSLFVNGFLGKKITLDFSGDIHCIHCQKKTNKSFSQGYCFNCFRKLAACDTCIMSPEKCHFHHGTCREPEWAEQFCMQSHYVYLANSSALKVGITRGDQLPTRWIDQGATQARPLFRVQNRRLSGLVETLFKSQVADKTNWRNMLKGSDLVLDLEAEQERLIGQLYEGLDSLQQEFGLQAITDLSDQNETHEFHYPVLEYPTKVTSINAEKTPRIEGVLMGIKGQYWILDTGVINIRKYTGYQATVTF, encoded by the coding sequence ATGCTGCAAGGTGACATACGTAAAATGAAGGTTGAGGCTGTTGATGGACAAGTTAACTATCACCTCAACTTGGGTAATGACTCATTATTCGTCAACGGTTTCTTGGGCAAAAAAATCACATTGGATTTTAGCGGTGATATTCATTGCATTCATTGTCAGAAAAAAACCAACAAATCCTTTAGTCAGGGCTACTGTTTTAATTGTTTTCGTAAATTGGCCGCCTGCGATACCTGCATCATGAGTCCTGAGAAATGCCATTTCCACCATGGAACTTGCCGTGAGCCAGAGTGGGCGGAACAATTTTGCATGCAGAGTCATTATGTTTATTTGGCCAACTCTTCTGCGTTGAAAGTCGGGATTACACGTGGTGATCAACTGCCTACACGTTGGATTGATCAAGGTGCAACGCAAGCAAGGCCTTTATTTCGTGTTCAAAATCGCCGTTTATCAGGTTTGGTCGAGACCTTGTTTAAGTCTCAAGTGGCGGACAAAACGAATTGGCGAAACATGCTCAAAGGTTCGGATCTGGTTTTGGACTTGGAAGCTGAGCAAGAAAGGTTAATTGGTCAGCTTTACGAAGGCTTGGACTCCTTGCAGCAAGAGTTTGGTCTACAAGCCATTACAGATTTATCCGACCAGAATGAAACCCATGAATTTCACTATCCTGTGCTTGAATACCCAACTAAGGTAACCAGTATCAATGCTGAGAAAACACCGAGAATTGAAGGTGTACTAATGGGTATTAAGGGCCAATATTGGATCCTTGATACAGGGGTAATCAACATTCGTAAATACACCGGCTATCAAGCAACAGTCACTTTTTAG
- a CDS encoding YeaC family protein, whose amino-acid sequence MNFKEMIDNMSPEVYASLKQAVELGKWPNGVRLTEEQKELCLQAVITYDYSNKSEQQRVGYIDTQVHSGCDSKTSTNEHETIKWVDDKAEGNS is encoded by the coding sequence ATGAATTTTAAAGAAATGATCGACAATATGTCGCCTGAAGTTTACGCCAGCTTGAAGCAAGCCGTTGAACTGGGAAAGTGGCCAAATGGCGTGCGCTTAACAGAAGAGCAAAAAGAACTTTGTTTACAAGCTGTCATTACCTATGACTACAGCAATAAATCCGAGCAGCAGCGAGTAGGTTACATTGATACTCAAGTTCATAGCGGTTGTGATAGCAAGACCTCAACCAATGAGCATGAAACCATTAAATGGGTTGATGACAAAGCTGAAGGCAATTCTTAA
- a CDS encoding rhomboid family intramembrane serine protease, translating to MYFAYRFDTTEDPQLLANALWHHKVAHQIVENQGAKELWLLDASQQPTVLQLIAIWKEDPSLLQNSLVNKPTERTAPTNLMAQVKRSPLTMIVLLISFVVAIITELGENLSLVSLFTISPFNVSNGHIYFMTLSDVMAKGEYWRLLTPAFLHFSVIHIVFNCLWVWDVGRKLEMMVGKFVWLFSVLITAVLSNVLQYYFSGYPIFGGLSGVVYGLIGFAWLLPILRPYYPVLIHKGLMIFFMIWLVVGYTSLPETMGLGRIANTAHTIGLISGLALCVCFWLFEVFFVKQQKYD from the coding sequence ATGTATTTTGCATATCGCTTTGACACGACAGAAGACCCACAATTGCTGGCCAACGCTTTATGGCATCATAAAGTGGCGCACCAGATTGTTGAGAATCAAGGGGCAAAAGAGTTATGGTTGCTTGACGCCAGTCAACAACCCACTGTCCTACAACTGATTGCGATTTGGAAAGAAGATCCGTCTCTTTTACAAAATTCCCTTGTCAACAAACCAACCGAACGCACCGCACCGACGAATCTAATGGCACAAGTCAAACGATCGCCATTGACTATGATTGTGCTGTTAATCAGTTTTGTTGTTGCCATTATCACCGAATTGGGTGAAAACCTTTCGTTAGTGAGCTTGTTTACCATTAGCCCGTTTAATGTGTCTAATGGCCATATCTATTTTATGACATTGTCAGATGTCATGGCTAAAGGTGAATATTGGCGATTGTTAACCCCGGCATTTTTGCATTTTAGTGTGATTCACATCGTTTTTAACTGTCTTTGGGTGTGGGATGTTGGTCGCAAGCTGGAAATGATGGTTGGCAAGTTTGTCTGGCTATTCAGCGTGTTGATTACCGCGGTGTTAAGCAACGTTCTACAATACTATTTTAGTGGCTACCCCATTTTTGGCGGCTTATCGGGTGTGGTGTATGGTTTGATTGGTTTTGCTTGGCTACTGCCGATCCTGCGTCCATATTATCCCGTGTTGATTCATAAAGGCTTAATGATCTTTTTTATGATTTGGCTCGTGGTTGGTTATACATCATTGCCTGAGACTATGGGATTAGGGCGCATTGCTAACACAGCTCATACGATTGGCTTAATCTCCGGATTGGCGCTTTGTGTGTGTTTTTGGTTATTTGAAGTGTTTTTTGTTAAGCAACAAAAATACGATTAA
- a CDS encoding NAD(+) kinase: MSLFKRIGIIARLDKPQILDTVKKLMDYLQDKEVQPVLESQLAAMMPGIKVAKAPLKELGDHCDMVMVVGGDGSFLGAARAICQYDIPVLGINRGTLGFLTDISPQHLQEELDPILAGDYHEEKRFMIEAKIKRQNRPSGDGIALNDLVLHPGKSARMIRFDLFIDDQFVMNQKSDGLIVATPTGSTAYALSAGGPIMLPKLDALVLVPMHPHTLSNRPIVIDANANIRIVVCESNLTYPSVSCDGQLNITAAPGDEIHITKKQGGIRLIHPKDHDFYNVCRDKLGWQSSYRP; the protein is encoded by the coding sequence ATGAGTCTTTTTAAACGTATTGGCATTATTGCTCGATTAGACAAACCGCAAATTTTAGACACCGTGAAGAAGTTAATGGATTACCTTCAAGATAAAGAGGTGCAGCCTGTTCTCGAAAGCCAATTGGCGGCGATGATGCCCGGCATTAAAGTAGCAAAAGCCCCTCTCAAAGAACTTGGTGATCACTGTGACATGGTTATGGTCGTTGGTGGCGATGGTAGCTTCTTAGGTGCTGCCCGTGCTATTTGTCAATATGATATTCCTGTGCTGGGGATCAACCGTGGCACACTCGGCTTTTTGACCGACATTTCCCCACAACATCTACAAGAAGAATTAGACCCCATTTTGGCGGGTGACTATCATGAAGAGAAGCGCTTTATGATAGAGGCTAAGATCAAGCGTCAGAATCGGCCGAGCGGTGACGGAATAGCATTAAACGATTTGGTATTACACCCAGGAAAATCGGCTCGAATGATACGTTTTGATCTTTTTATTGATGACCAGTTTGTCATGAATCAAAAATCAGACGGTTTGATTGTGGCGACACCAACAGGTTCAACTGCGTATGCCTTGTCGGCTGGTGGCCCGATCATGCTACCGAAATTAGACGCCTTAGTGCTGGTTCCCATGCATCCGCATACGCTAAGTAATCGTCCTATTGTGATTGATGCTAATGCAAACATTCGAATTGTGGTATGTGAATCCAATTTGACCTATCCAAGCGTAAGTTGTGATGGGCAATTGAACATTACCGCGGCACCTGGTGACGAAATTCACATTACCAAGAAGCAGGGTGGCATTCGCCTTATTCACCCAAAGGATCATGACTTTTATAATGTTTGTCGTGACAAATTGGGGTGGCAATCGAGTTATCGTCCTTAA
- a CDS encoding 1-aminocyclopropane-1-carboxylate deaminase/D-cysteine desulfhydrase has protein sequence MSVIQSINLDFLGQSALNQAYQLDLYRGDLEHAKAPGNKWHKLRHHLKAAEQQNARYIGTLGGPYSNHLHALAASLVNRNEQAILLVRGELQANLTATLRDAVAYGAELWPSQRLDFRLGLDAQVVKQISHLYPDIYWVPEGGGGVLGAQGCADWAKAIGTMAGEYSAWAVAAGTGSTAAGLLSSEACPKLEVFSALKGMAEQQAEIITLAANIAGKQITSKNLVKRLSFYDDAHQGGYAKFPAALADFLKAFAEANPNLVLDPVYTSKVIFAIWHKMKNGTWPHAKTLVIHTGGIQGWRGYSLSQNPF, from the coding sequence GTGTCTGTAATTCAATCCATTAATCTTGATTTTTTAGGTCAGTCTGCGCTTAACCAAGCGTATCAGTTGGACCTTTATCGTGGCGATTTGGAGCATGCTAAAGCGCCAGGTAATAAATGGCATAAGTTACGCCATCATTTAAAAGCAGCTGAACAGCAAAATGCCAGATACATTGGTACTTTGGGTGGGCCTTATTCAAATCATTTGCATGCCTTGGCTGCCAGTCTAGTGAATCGGAATGAACAAGCTATTTTATTGGTGCGAGGTGAATTACAAGCTAATTTAACAGCCACTTTACGGGATGCTGTGGCATATGGTGCTGAACTCTGGCCGAGTCAACGGCTTGATTTTCGCTTGGGATTAGATGCGCAAGTGGTAAAACAGATTTCTCATCTTTATCCGGATATCTATTGGGTGCCAGAAGGGGGAGGCGGCGTATTAGGGGCACAAGGCTGTGCTGATTGGGCCAAAGCGATCGGCACTATGGCTGGCGAGTATTCTGCTTGGGCTGTTGCGGCTGGCACAGGCTCCACAGCTGCGGGATTGTTATCAAGCGAGGCATGCCCTAAGTTAGAAGTCTTTAGCGCATTAAAAGGGATGGCCGAACAGCAAGCTGAAATCATTACATTGGCGGCTAACATTGCAGGAAAACAAATCACTTCAAAGAATTTGGTTAAACGCCTATCGTTTTATGATGATGCTCATCAGGGTGGTTATGCCAAATTTCCTGCCGCTTTAGCGGATTTTCTTAAGGCGTTTGCTGAAGCAAATCCTAACCTTGTATTGGACCCTGTTTATACGTCAAAAGTAATATTCGCCATTTGGCATAAAATGAAAAATGGAACCTGGCCGCATGCCAAAACGTTAGTCATTCATACCGGTGGAATACAGGGATGGCGAGGTTATTCTTTGTCTCAAAACCCCTTTTGA
- a CDS encoding spermidine synthase: MSQQNLLYDAADEFGPIRVFDDGQFRILSFADGDEQSRIRLSTPHVLQHEYTQAMMLALLFCTPKRVCILGLGGGTLIHTLYHAIPSVQISAVELRADVLDAAEMFFKLPKGKRIQLTLDNAIDHIEQGLDKKVDLLMTDIYNTQGMDIHVLAPSFIENCAKNIKEKGWLVINCWIDQKNNEDLTQRLKEHFRSVSALDTGSGNWVILAGKQKPDHSAKELKTLAQKLSNSLGFSVNKWLTRLTEL, from the coding sequence ATGAGCCAACAAAACCTACTGTATGATGCGGCCGATGAATTTGGTCCCATTCGAGTCTTTGATGATGGGCAGTTTCGAATTTTGTCTTTTGCTGACGGTGATGAGCAAAGCCGTATTCGCTTATCCACCCCTCACGTATTACAGCACGAATACACCCAAGCTATGATGCTGGCTTTATTATTTTGTACGCCTAAGCGGGTGTGCATTCTAGGTTTAGGTGGTGGCACCTTGATTCATACCCTATATCACGCCATTCCAAGTGTGCAAATTAGTGCCGTTGAATTAAGAGCCGATGTTTTAGATGCCGCTGAGATGTTTTTCAAACTGCCAAAGGGGAAACGCATTCAGTTAACCTTAGACAATGCTATTGACCATATTGAACAAGGACTCGATAAAAAAGTTGATCTATTAATGACTGACATCTACAACACTCAAGGAATGGACATTCATGTCCTTGCCCCCAGCTTTATTGAGAATTGCGCCAAAAACATTAAAGAAAAGGGCTGGCTGGTGATTAATTGTTGGATAGATCAAAAAAACAATGAAGATTTAACACAACGCCTTAAAGAGCATTTCCGCTCTGTCAGTGCTTTGGACACAGGAAGTGGAAATTGGGTAATATTAGCAGGCAAACAAAAGCCAGATCACAGTGCCAAAGAACTTAAAACCTTGGCGCAAAAACTGAGTAATTCATTAGGCTTTTCCGTCAATAAATGGCTTACCCGCTTGACTGAGCTTTGA
- the pgm gene encoding phosphoglucomutase (alpha-D-glucose-1,6-bisphosphate-dependent) → MAIHAQAGQLASHNSLVSLPELMTAYYLKKPDVVNNPDEKILFGTSGHRGSALNTTFNEHHILAVSQALAEYRQRQNIEGPLYLGKDTHALSEAAFQTVLSVLLANGIRVRVQLDGGYTPTPVISHAVLTHNQTQQDVSDGIVITPSHNPPEDGGIKYNSTKGGPADKDITDWVANRANELLMQHLQGVKQFSLEQVEQSPLIESFDYIEHYVSDLANVIDMEAIAKAKIRIGVDPMGGSGIHYWKPIADKYGLDITVVNTEVDPTFRFVPLDKDGRIRMDCSSPYSMQSLLKLKDDFDIAVGNDPDYDRHGIVCAKSGLMNPNAYLAVAIEYLSQHRPDWPADTMFGKTLVSSGMIDRVVKDLGKTLCEVPVGFKWYVEGMFAGTMGFGGEESAGASFLRKDASVWTTDKDGIIMALLAAEILAVTGKDPQSLYEEQVARFGKPFYKRIDVAATPAQKRLLGALQADNVKQTELAGEKIESILTHAPGNQAAIGGLKVSTENGWFAARPSGTENVYKIYLESFVSEAHLSALEVEAKALVNSVLA, encoded by the coding sequence ATGGCGATTCACGCACAAGCTGGACAGCTTGCTTCACACAATTCTCTTGTATCACTTCCTGAACTAATGACGGCTTATTATTTAAAAAAGCCTGATGTGGTTAATAATCCAGATGAAAAAATCCTTTTTGGTACTTCAGGGCATCGTGGCAGTGCACTTAATACAACATTCAATGAGCATCATATTTTAGCTGTTTCACAGGCTTTGGCGGAGTATCGTCAGAGACAAAACATTGAGGGTCCTTTGTATCTTGGTAAAGACACACATGCACTTTCGGAAGCCGCTTTTCAGACAGTGCTAAGTGTGTTGCTTGCCAATGGTATTCGTGTACGCGTTCAACTAGATGGTGGATACACACCAACGCCAGTTATTTCACATGCTGTGTTGACGCACAATCAAACACAGCAAGACGTCAGTGATGGTATTGTGATTACCCCTTCTCATAATCCCCCTGAAGATGGTGGAATTAAGTACAATTCGACTAAGGGTGGCCCTGCTGATAAAGACATTACGGATTGGGTAGCGAACCGAGCCAACGAGTTACTAATGCAACATCTTCAAGGTGTAAAGCAATTTAGCTTAGAGCAAGTAGAGCAATCGCCTTTGATCGAATCATTTGATTACATAGAACATTATGTTAGTGATTTGGCGAACGTTATTGATATGGAAGCCATTGCGAAAGCCAAGATTCGCATTGGTGTCGATCCAATGGGTGGATCCGGCATTCATTACTGGAAACCCATTGCGGATAAATATGGTTTAGACATTACGGTTGTTAATACTGAGGTGGATCCGACGTTTCGGTTTGTACCATTAGACAAAGACGGTCGCATACGCATGGACTGCTCATCGCCTTATTCCATGCAATCCTTACTTAAGCTAAAAGACGATTTTGACATCGCGGTTGGCAATGACCCTGATTATGACCGTCACGGTATCGTTTGCGCAAAATCTGGCTTGATGAATCCGAATGCGTATTTGGCTGTTGCGATTGAGTATTTGTCACAACATCGTCCAGATTGGCCAGCGGATACCATGTTTGGTAAAACCTTAGTGTCCAGTGGCATGATTGACCGAGTGGTGAAGGATTTAGGAAAAACGCTTTGTGAAGTGCCAGTCGGATTCAAATGGTATGTCGAAGGTATGTTTGCAGGTACTATGGGATTTGGTGGAGAAGAGAGTGCTGGTGCCTCGTTTTTGCGAAAAGATGCCAGTGTTTGGACGACGGATAAAGACGGCATCATTATGGCGTTGCTCGCCGCTGAAATATTGGCGGTAACCGGGAAAGACCCACAAAGTTTATATGAAGAGCAGGTAGCTCGATTTGGTAAGCCATTTTACAAGCGAATTGATGTTGCGGCGACGCCTGCACAAAAGCGTTTATTGGGCGCTTTACAAGCTGATAATGTGAAGCAAACGGAACTGGCAGGGGAGAAAATTGAGTCGATTCTTACCCATGCCCCAGGTAATCAAGCCGCTATTGGTGGATTAAAGGTGTCTACGGAGAATGGCTGGTTTGCTGCACGTCCATCGGGCACTGAAAATGTATATAAAATTTATCTGGAAAGTTTTGTCTCAGAAGCGCATTTATCGGCTCTTGAAGTGGAAGCGAAAGCCTTAGTTAATTCGGTTTTAGCTTAA